One segment of Anatilimnocola aggregata DNA contains the following:
- a CDS encoding M56 family metallopeptidase, producing the protein MTAIDLLTHPFAQRLTWTLAHFLWQGALIAALLVAIVEAFRIRNLNTRYALSLAALVAMLLAVPATWLLLGEMPVVEIAPLAIRTNTSGVVATAFAQNSAAATNAPAYLIWCQRLQPVLFTVWLAGCLLLNLRLVVSWLAMHALLRSRLRLPREVTANLARLGWRLKTSIPHVVYASERVTEALAVGFFRPVVLLPAAWLLELPPNLLEAVVAHELAHLRRCDLWVNLLQRLAEAVLFYHPAVWWLSSRLRRERELCCDQLAVAATGERLDYAEALELTARWAMVDGRPALAAGFFGEGQMNLLHRVRCVLGISSERPASLWPAGLVLGGLSLALLAAIYGASGSAAVAQEGAKPAEVKREGDAPRREGEVRREGDRPREGEVRRDGDRPRPEGTRDGDRPRPEGAREGDRPRPEGAREGDRPRPEGAREGDRRPANPASPGEQNEMMQIIRQLRAEVTELRAEVARLRGGRGPDVRRPGSEGDIRIEPRRDGDRPRVEGERRDGDRPRPEGSRPDAPRPEGTRPPATREGGDRPKVEGERREGADRPKTEGERR; encoded by the coding sequence ATGACTGCCATCGACCTGCTGACTCATCCCTTCGCGCAGCGATTGACCTGGACGCTGGCGCACTTTCTGTGGCAAGGCGCGCTGATCGCGGCCCTGCTGGTGGCAATCGTCGAAGCTTTTCGCATTCGCAACTTGAACACGCGTTATGCATTGTCGCTGGCAGCGCTCGTTGCCATGCTGCTCGCCGTGCCCGCTACCTGGCTGCTATTGGGCGAAATGCCGGTGGTAGAAATCGCTCCGTTGGCGATCCGGACGAACACGAGTGGAGTTGTGGCCACAGCCTTTGCTCAAAACTCGGCCGCCGCAACGAACGCACCGGCCTACCTGATTTGGTGCCAACGACTGCAGCCCGTTTTATTCACCGTGTGGCTGGCGGGCTGCTTGCTCTTGAATTTGCGCCTCGTGGTCAGTTGGCTGGCGATGCACGCGCTGTTGCGTTCGCGCCTGCGGTTGCCGCGGGAAGTTACCGCGAATTTGGCGCGACTCGGCTGGCGCTTGAAGACTTCCATCCCGCACGTTGTTTACGCCAGCGAGCGCGTCACCGAAGCCCTCGCTGTCGGCTTCTTTCGCCCGGTGGTATTGCTCCCCGCAGCCTGGCTGCTCGAGCTGCCGCCGAATCTGCTGGAGGCCGTCGTGGCCCATGAGTTGGCCCATCTGCGGCGGTGCGACCTGTGGGTGAACTTGCTGCAGCGTTTGGCTGAGGCAGTTCTCTTTTATCATCCGGCCGTGTGGTGGCTCTCGTCGCGCTTGCGGCGCGAGCGCGAACTGTGTTGCGATCAACTGGCTGTCGCCGCGACTGGCGAACGGCTGGATTATGCCGAAGCATTGGAATTGACAGCCCGCTGGGCGATGGTCGACGGGCGACCGGCGCTGGCAGCAGGTTTTTTCGGAGAAGGCCAAATGAATCTGCTCCATCGTGTCCGCTGTGTGCTGGGAATTTCCAGCGAACGTCCTGCCTCGTTGTGGCCAGCTGGCCTGGTGCTGGGCGGGCTCTCCCTGGCCCTGCTCGCCGCCATCTATGGCGCCAGCGGCTCCGCTGCTGTTGCGCAGGAAGGTGCCAAGCCGGCCGAAGTCAAGCGCGAAGGGGATGCCCCACGTCGCGAAGGTGAAGTGCGTCGTGAAGGTGACCGCCCGCGCGAAGGTGAAGTCCGCCGCGATGGTGATCGTCCTCGACCAGAAGGTACGCGGGACGGTGATCGTCCTCGCCCAGAAGGTGCTCGCGAAGGTGATCGCCCACGACCGGAAGGTGCTCGCGAAGGAGACCGTCCCCGCCCTGAAGGTGCGCGGGAAGGGGATCGTCGTCCAGCCAATCCTGCATCGCCTGGCGAGCAAAACGAGATGATGCAAATCATCCGTCAACTCCGCGCTGAAGTGACCGAACTGCGGGCCGAAGTGGCTCGCCTCCGAGGTGGCCGTGGTCCTGATGTCCGTCGCCCGGGTAGCGAAGGTGACATTCGGATCGAACCACGTCGCGATGGCGACCGTCCGCGCGTGGAAGGTGAACGCCGCGACGGCGATCGTCCGCGTCCGGAAGGAAGTCGCCCAGACGCCCCGCGTCCTGAAGGAACGCGTCCACCAGCAACTCGCGAAGGTGGCGATCGTCCCAAGGTGGAAGGGGAACGACGTGAAGGTGCAGATCGTCCGAAGACCGAAGGGGAACGTCGCTAG